In the genome of Podospora pseudocomata strain CBS 415.72m chromosome 2 map unlocalized CBS415.72m_2.2, whole genome shotgun sequence, one region contains:
- a CDS encoding uncharacterized protein (EggNog:ENOG503NYNT; COG:C) — protein MERAYPQNKTYELYSSFVFGNDDKGTIEKVTDTITRLMLMATFRKEFDGEQVNFLVTWIHSGGKATKRKPTDSTLFWRKAVFHAYVTIEWVDKWMEVDMKLFLARVKKELRPLSFNGTAAFINFPDRDFPTKFHERAYYGENLAALREVKRMWDPQNFFAWAQGVRRPGDPEEDRGRGDEDDDEAKADKLAAEQWEKQVWAVPETKDMNAELNELADLGYDDFSD, from the coding sequence ATGGAGCGAGCGTATCCACAGAACAAGACGTACGAGCTGTACAGCTCCTTTGTTTTCGGAAATGATGACAAGGGCACCATAGAGAAGGTTACTGACACGATTACacggttgatgttgatggcgaCTTTCCGCAAAGAGTTTGACGGAGAACAGGTCAACTTCCTCGTCACATGGATTCACTCAGGAGGCAAAGCAACAAAGAGGAAACCGACCGACTCCACCTTATTCTGGCGGAAAGCAGTGTTCCACGCCTATGTTACGATCGAGTGGGTAGACAAGTGGATGGAGGTAGATATGAAGCTTTTCTTGGCcagggtgaagaaggagcttCGGCCGCTGTCGTTTAATGGGACGGCGGCATTCATCAACTTTCCTGACCGAGACTTCCCCACAAAATTCCACGAGCGGGCATATTATGGGGAGAATCTCGCTGCACTTCGAGAAGTCAAGAGAATGTGGGATCCGCAAAACTTTTTTGCTTGGGCCCAGGGCGTTCGGCGTCCAGGTGATCctgaggaggataggggacgtggtgatgaggatgacgatgaggccAAGGCTGATAAGCTGGCTGCCGAGCAGTGGGAGAAGCAGGTGTGGGCGGTTCCTGAGACAAAGGATATGAATGCTGAGTTGAATGAGCTTGCGGACTTGGGCTATGATGACTTCTCAGATTAG
- a CDS encoding uncharacterized protein (EggNog:ENOG503NYNT; COG:C) translates to MSRMEEAIQALEKQQITVFKPASPEYRHAIASSNLLRRFSRPACVVQPKSATEVQAVISQAREKKLKVTVKCNGHSYAGHSTAVEGISLDLRDMNNASLNMDSKIVTMDAGCRWGMLYETLVIGKHDGFIINGGRCPTVGVSGFILSGGLGPFTRSFGMGYDTLVEAKVVTADGR, encoded by the coding sequence ATGAGCAGGATGGAAGAAGCTATTCAAGCCCTCGAGAAACAACAGATAACTGTGTTTAAGCCCGCAAGTCCCGAGTACAGACACGCGATTGCCAGCTCGAACCTTTTGCGCCGTTTTTCGAGGCCTGCCTGCGTCGTCCAACCCAAGTCAGCCACCGAAGTCCAGGCGGTCATCAGCCAAGCGCgcgagaagaagctcaaggtgACAGTCAAGTGCAATGGCCATTCTTACGCCGGTCACTCGACAGCTGTCGAGGGCATTTCTCTCGACTTGCGGGACATGAACAATGCATCGTTAAATATGGACTCCAAGATCGTCACCATGGACGCTGGATGCCGGTGGGGCATGTTGTATGAGACGTTAGTCATTGGGAAACACGACGGGTTTATCATCAACGGGGGGAGATGCCCGACTGTGGGTGTGAGTGGTTTCATCCTCAGTGGTGGGCTTGGTCCGTTTACCCGAAGCTTCGGGATGGGGTATGACACGCTTGTGGAGGCGAAGGTTGTAACAGCTGATGGGAGGTAG
- a CDS encoding uncharacterized protein (EggNog:ENOG503NYDR; MEROPS:MER0006204; COG:V): MANQTIEPTFQTAISASKINGVVICATNTTGSFTYNHIAGSRTLLSGESLPHQLNDIFYLASATKLITTIAALQAIDDGHLSLDSPDTISQFAPELVNRPILSPDGATLTPPTNRITLRQLLSHTSGLAYHFLHPYLSAWREKNQEPLQPGHRRPVEEAFAYPLIFEPGTSWSYGPNLDWAGRILERATNTTVGHHVQERICKPLGIPAQDAQFYPVEGDEPRSRMVDLNPSDPEGLGLAVVGVTMDMNRRSEGDFGGHGMFMSAEGYIKVLRSLLANDGNLLRKETVEEMFRDQIGAEGEENARGVFDGPTGIFYRVGTEGVKVGHGLGGLLTLEGVDGWYGERTLTWGGGLSFAWFVDRSNGLCGLCAIQPAMPVDVRSLSDLKNTFRQDVYRKFEEWKKEEKRKL; the protein is encoded by the coding sequence ATGGCCAACCAAACTATCGAACCCACCTTCCAAACCgccatctccgcctccaaaatcaacggcgtcgtcatctgcgcaaccaacaccaccggcagctTCACCTACAACCACATCGCCGGCTCACGCACCCTTCTTTCCGGTgaatccctcccccaccaactcAACGACATCTTTTACCTCGCCTCCGCAACaaagctcatcaccaccatcgccgccctcCAAGCCATAGACGACGGGCACCTCTCCCTCGACTCCCCAGACACAATCTCCCAATTCGCCCCGGAACTAGTCAACAGacccatcctctccccagACGGCGCGAccctcacccctcccaccaaccgcATCACCCTCCGCCAGTTACTTTCCCACACCTCCGGCCTGGCATATCACTTCCTCCACCCTTACCTCTCCGCCTGGCGCGAGAAGAACCAAGAGCCCCTGCAACCAGGCCACCGTCGCCCAGTAGAAGAAGCATTCGCTTACCCGCTGATCTTTGAGCCCGGAACATCCTGGTCTTATGGACCTAACCTCGATTGGGCAGGGCGTATCCTCGAGCGAGCGACGAATACCACCGTCGGGCACCACGTCCAGGAGCGCATCTGCAAACCACTTGGCATCCCAGCACAAGATGCCCAGTTTTACCCCGTCGAGGGTGATGAACCCAGATCTCGAATGGTCGACCTTAACCCCTCTGACCCGGAAgggctggggttggctgTTGTGGGGGTGACAATGGATATGAACAGGCGGAGTGAGGGGGATTTTGGTGGGCATGGGATGTTTATGAGTGCTGAGGGGTATATCAAAGTTCTTCGGTCTCTGTTGGCAAATGATGGAAATTTGTTGAGGAAagagacggtggaggagatgtttaGGGATCAGAttggggcggagggggaggagaatgcgaggggggtgtttgatggTCCTACTGGCATCTTCTACAGGGTTGGGACGGAGGGGGTCAAGGTTGGACatgggttgggtgggttgttgactttggagggggtggatgggtggtaTGGGGAGAGGACTTTGActtggggtggggggttgtcgTTTGCGTGGTTTGTTGATCGGAGCAATGGGCTTTGCGGGTTGTGTGCGATACAGCCGGCGATGCCGGTTGATGTGCGGAGTCTTTCGGATTTGAAGAATACGTTCAGGCAAGATGTTTATAGGAAGTTTgaggagtggaagaaggaggagaagcggaAGTTGTAG
- a CDS encoding uncharacterized protein (EggNog:ENOG503P5YD; COG:S): protein MKLSTLLPLFPLATASAPASPGLSYLGHASIAASAPFNIGSSTFGSRTVFPLAGGTFIGPLFNATVPAYGGDWGLGNPVAGNFYVDARYQLKTTDGVDIYVSANGPQQPEGVLHTRVRFEAGSDTPYGWLSGIVAVGITTPVVDEDGQVEGIEIDLWRMTSPSTIAGKGKKGKKTRRV from the exons ATGAAGCTCTCAAcgctcctccctctcttcccacTTGCCACAGCCTCCGCTCCGGCCTCACCAGGCCTCTCCTACCTCGGCCACGCAAgcatcgccgcctccgcccctTTCAACATCGGCTCCAGCACCTTTGGCAGCCGTACCGTCTTCCCCCTTGCCGGCGGGACATTCATCGGTCCTCTCTTCAATGCCACCGTTCCTGCCTATGGA GGTGACTGGGGTCTGGGCAATCCAGTCGCGGGCAACTTTTATGTCGACGCTCGGTATCAATTGAAAACTACCGATGGCGTAGACATCTACGTCTCGGCCAACGGCCCGCAGCAACCTGAGGGTGTGTTGCATACCAGGGTCAGGTTTGAGGCTGGATCAGACACGCCGTATGGGTGGCTGAGCGGAATTGTGGCGGTGGGGATTACTACGCCGGTGGTGGACGAGGATGGGCAAGTGGAAGGAATCGAGATTGATCTTTGGAGGATGACTAGTCCGAGTACGATTGCgggcaaggggaagaaggggaagaagacgcGGAGGGTCTAG